Within Romboutsia sp. CE17, the genomic segment TTAAATATGCAGGATTAGATTATTACTTAGCAAATGCTAAGGTAGCTGCAGAAAGAGCATCTGTGCCAGTAGCTATGCATCTTGATCATGGTTCAAGCTTTGATTTAGCAATGAAAGCTTTAAGGGTAGGGTATACTTCAATAATGATTGATGGATCACATGAGAGTTATGAAGATAATATAGCCTTATCTAAAGCAGTAGTAGATGCATGTAGTCCATCTCAAATACCTGTTGAAGCAGAACTTGGTAAAGTTGGAGGGAAAGAAGATGACTTAGATGGAGGAGAAGGAAGTGCATATACAGATCCAATTGAGGCGAAGATATTTGTTGAAAGAACAGGTGTATCTTCTTTAGCAGTAGCTATAGGAACTGCTCATGGATTATACAAAGGGGAACCTAAGCTTGACTTAGAAAGACTATCAGAAATAAGAGAAGTTGTTTCAGTACCATTAGTGTTACATGGCGGTTCTGGAATTCCTGATGAAACAATAATAGAATCAATCAAAAGAGGTATATGTAAAGTAAATTATGCAACTGAGTTACGTATAGCTTATAGTGAAGGTGTTAAGAAAGTATTAAATGAAAATCCTGAAACTATAGATCCGAAAAAATATGGTGCTGAAGGATTGAAATGTGTAAAAGAATTTGTAAAAGATAAGATAATGGTATGTGGATGTAATCAAAAAGCGAGATAAACTGAAGCCATTTATAGAATAAAAGAAACTTACAAATCCATATATTGTAATAGTATTAAAATATAAAATGAGGATGATTATAAATAAAAAAGGGTGTAATAAATACACCCTTTTTTATTATCTTATAATTGTATATATCATATATGCTATATATACAGCTACGAATATAAATCCTTGCTTTTTAACAAGTGAATAATCTTTTTTCATGAATAAGTATAATAGAACTGTTATAGCTACCATAAAAATGACATCGATAAGAGCAAACATACTTATAGTTATAGGATATATAGTAGTAGCTAAACCTAAAACAAATAATATATTGAATATGTTAGAACCTATAACATTTCC encodes:
- the gatY gene encoding tagatose-bisphosphate aldolase subunit GatY, which translates into the protein MALVTTTELLKNAQEGHYAIGAFNVENMEMVMAVISAAEELQAPVILQTTPSTIKYAGLDYYLANAKVAAERASVPVAMHLDHGSSFDLAMKALRVGYTSIMIDGSHESYEDNIALSKAVVDACSPSQIPVEAELGKVGGKEDDLDGGEGSAYTDPIEAKIFVERTGVSSLAVAIGTAHGLYKGEPKLDLERLSEIREVVSVPLVLHGGSGIPDETIIESIKRGICKVNYATELRIAYSEGVKKVLNENPETIDPKKYGAEGLKCVKEFVKDKIMVCGCNQKAR